One Bacteroidales bacterium DNA window includes the following coding sequences:
- a CDS encoding SpoIIE family protein phosphatase encodes MKYLKINIFTYLQFILIFFFLLIHNSNNCFAQTNTDLGSPFIQNYTPKEYNASTQNWAIVKDNRGIMYFGNSNGVLEYDGTNWRLIKITNNSTVRSLSIDSTGTIYIGAVGEFGYLSPDSIGNMKYNSLITQLDTVDRKFKDVWYIHTYYDKIYFLTYNALYQYNPKHQNETIINKTIAINSPFKIWKPEKSFESLFLANNNLLIKQSEIGLMQIINDSLHFIKGSELFANISIYVMLPFKDKQILIGTPSKGLYIYNPNNKSNKFTKPKKFKEIDIFLIKNSLYDGCILPENLYALSTIRKGLIIINDKGKIIKTIDKQSGLQNNSILYAYNNKQELWLALINGISQVEWESPIRFWNETSGLKGLLMDIIRYQGILFVSTSQGIYYLDENQFKEIEGINSQCWDLLSYSPSDSLNSSKLLVGTSKGVLEIKISKTGKFSAHLLTKDLIVFDLYNSKKSKDIIYLGLKNGIAVIQYKNGELIYQGKIDGITEEVRYIAEDKNNNICLGTVYNGIIKLSEKNNSIKPKYLITRYDTSSGFPKTKYSRVYNYKDDLLFTMDNCIYKFDKSQNSFIPDTSLGKRFTDGSIGIYRFIEDQKGNCWIGANFNKPYTEVLLKQENNIYKSLSLPFKRIPYMEVQAIYPEPNGIVWIGGIEGLFSYNINNKINYNLEYNTLIRKVTIKNDSVIFLGSGSGCSGFQANTNINNFENETNLILSFDNNSIIFNYSAAYFKSEETNLYSYYLDGFDKNWSEWTKNTEKEYTNLSEGNYTFKVKAINIFEKESTIAEYKFEILPPWYREIWAYFLYFVILSLLIFIIVKLNTKRLKAANLQLEKIINERTIEIQSQNEELEKLSIVASKTDNAVLIIDNNGKIEWINEGFTRMTGYTLDEIWTIKGHDFIETSSNPNIKKEFNKCEEQKKSVIYSTKNYTKDNKEIWIQTTLTPILDKNNNIIKYIAIDSDITKIKLAEKEIEKQKNEIECQRDQIAEINMEVKDSILYASRIQSALLTPQELMNKYLSGFFIINKPRDIVSGDFYWIGQRNNKLIIAVADCTGHGVPGAFLSMLGMTYINEIVNIAKTRKEVSLQPNEILDQLREKTIKSLHQKEKEGETNDGMDISLCIIDCKKMELLFSGANNPVYLVRENKLQEIVADKMPIGVYVNDNQPFTTQRVKLIKNDMLYLMSDGYSDQFGGNKGKKFMIWRLKEVLQSNSNLHINEQKTHLINIHKKWKGKLEQVDDILIMGIKI; translated from the coding sequence ATGAAATATCTAAAAATAAATATTTTTACTTATTTACAATTTATTCTAATCTTCTTTTTTCTTTTAATTCATAACTCTAATAATTGTTTTGCCCAAACAAATACCGACCTTGGCTCTCCGTTTATACAAAATTATACACCTAAAGAATATAATGCATCTACACAAAACTGGGCAATTGTTAAAGACAACAGAGGTATTATGTATTTTGGCAATAGCAATGGTGTACTTGAATACGATGGAACAAACTGGAGGTTAATTAAAATTACAAATAACTCAACTGTTCGTTCATTATCAATCGACAGTACAGGTACAATTTATATAGGAGCAGTTGGTGAATTTGGCTATCTATCACCCGACAGTATTGGTAATATGAAATATAATTCATTAATTACGCAATTAGATACAGTTGATAGAAAATTTAAAGATGTTTGGTATATACACACTTATTATGACAAAATTTATTTTTTAACATACAATGCTTTATATCAATACAATCCTAAGCATCAAAACGAGACAATTATCAATAAAACAATTGCAATAAATAGTCCTTTTAAAATATGGAAACCTGAAAAATCGTTTGAAAGTTTATTCTTAGCCAATAATAACTTATTAATTAAACAATCCGAAATTGGTTTAATGCAAATTATTAACGATTCATTACATTTTATTAAAGGCAGCGAATTGTTTGCAAATATAAGCATATATGTAATGCTTCCTTTTAAGGATAAGCAAATATTAATTGGCACACCTTCAAAAGGTCTTTATATATATAATCCTAATAATAAATCAAACAAATTTACAAAACCCAAAAAATTTAAAGAAATTGATATATTTCTAATAAAAAATAGTTTATACGATGGGTGTATATTACCTGAAAATTTATATGCATTATCTACAATCCGTAAAGGTTTAATTATTATAAACGACAAAGGAAAAATAATAAAAACAATAGATAAACAAAGTGGCTTACAAAATAATAGTATCTTATATGCATATAATAACAAACAAGAATTGTGGTTGGCTTTAATAAACGGAATCTCTCAAGTGGAATGGGAATCACCAATTCGATTTTGGAATGAAACATCCGGGCTAAAAGGATTACTAATGGATATTATCCGTTATCAAGGAATATTATTCGTATCTACCTCACAAGGAATTTATTATCTTGATGAAAACCAGTTTAAAGAAATTGAAGGAATTAATAGTCAATGTTGGGATTTATTATCATATTCTCCTTCTGATTCACTAAATTCTTCGAAATTATTAGTTGGAACAAGCAAAGGTGTTTTAGAAATTAAAATTTCTAAAACCGGTAAATTTTCAGCACATTTATTAACAAAAGACCTTATAGTTTTTGATTTATATAATTCAAAAAAATCAAAAGATATTATTTATCTCGGATTAAAAAATGGAATAGCAGTGATACAATATAAAAATGGAGAACTAATATATCAAGGTAAAATAGATGGTATAACTGAAGAAGTTAGATATATTGCCGAAGATAAAAATAATAATATTTGCTTAGGGACAGTATATAATGGAATTATAAAACTTTCGGAGAAAAATAATTCTATAAAACCAAAATATCTGATAACAAGATATGATACATCTTCAGGTTTTCCGAAAACTAAATATTCAAGAGTTTACAATTACAAAGATGATTTATTATTTACAATGGATAATTGTATATATAAATTCGACAAATCGCAAAATTCTTTTATTCCTGATACTAGCTTAGGAAAAAGATTCACAGATGGTTCAATCGGTATTTATCGCTTTATTGAAGACCAAAAGGGAAATTGCTGGATAGGTGCAAACTTTAATAAACCTTATACAGAAGTACTATTAAAACAAGAAAACAATATATATAAAAGTCTTAGTCTTCCTTTTAAAAGAATTCCCTATATGGAAGTTCAGGCAATTTATCCGGAGCCAAACGGTATCGTCTGGATTGGAGGAATTGAAGGACTGTTTTCTTATAATATTAATAACAAAATAAATTATAATTTAGAGTATAATACTTTGATACGAAAAGTAACTATAAAAAACGATTCGGTAATATTTTTAGGTAGCGGTTCCGGTTGTTCAGGATTTCAGGCAAATACAAATATTAACAATTTTGAAAACGAAACAAATTTAATCCTGTCATTCGACAATAATTCAATTATATTCAATTATTCTGCTGCGTATTTTAAATCGGAAGAAACAAATCTATACAGTTATTATTTAGACGGATTTGATAAAAACTGGTCGGAATGGACAAAAAATACCGAAAAAGAATATACTAATCTATCCGAAGGAAACTATACATTTAAAGTAAAAGCAATAAATATTTTCGAAAAAGAAAGCACTATTGCAGAATATAAATTTGAAATTTTACCCCCATGGTACCGGGAAATTTGGGCTTATTTTTTATATTTTGTTATACTAAGTTTGCTTATTTTTATTATTGTAAAATTAAACACTAAACGCCTAAAAGCTGCAAATTTACAATTAGAAAAAATTATAAACGAAAGAACAATTGAAATACAATCGCAAAACGAAGAACTGGAGAAATTATCAATTGTTGCAAGCAAAACAGATAATGCAGTTCTTATTATCGATAATAATGGAAAAATAGAATGGATAAACGAAGGATTTACCCGTATGACAGGCTATACTCTTGATGAAATATGGACAATAAAAGGGCATGATTTTATCGAAACAAGCTCTAACCCAAACATAAAAAAGGAATTCAATAAATGCGAGGAACAAAAAAAATCAGTTATATATTCCACTAAAAATTATACTAAAGATAACAAGGAAATATGGATACAAACAACACTTACACCAATATTGGATAAAAACAATAATATTATAAAATATATAGCTATTGATTCTGATATTACTAAAATTAAACTGGCTGAAAAAGAAATAGAAAAACAAAAAAACGAAATTGAGTGTCAGAGAGATCAAATTGCTGAAATAAACATGGAGGTCAAAGATAGCATTCTTTATGCCAGCCGAATACAATCCGCATTACTTACACCACAAGAATTAATGAACAAATATTTATCCGGTTTTTTTATTATTAACAAACCCCGTGATATTGTTAGCGGAGATTTTTACTGGATAGGACAAAGAAACAACAAACTTATTATCGCTGTTGCAGACTGCACAGGACATGGAGTTCCCGGTGCTTTTTTGAGTATGCTCGGCATGACATATATTAACGAAATAGTAAATATTGCAAAAACACGCAAAGAAGTATCTTTACAACCAAATGAAATACTTGATCAATTAAGAGAAAAAACTATTAAGTCATTACATCAAAAAGAAAAAGAAGGTGAAACTAACGATGGAATGGATATTTCATTATGTATAATTGATTGTAAAAAAATGGAACTCCTGTTTTCAGGAGCTAATAATCCTGTATATTTGGTACGTGAAAACAAACTACAGGAAATTGTTGCCGATAAAATGCCCATAGGGGTTTATGTAAATGATAATCAGCCATTTACCACACAACGTGTCAAATTAATAAAAAACGATATGTTATATCTTATGTCTGACGGCTACTCCGACCAGTTTGGAGGAAATAAAGGTAAAAAATTTATGATTTGGCGTCTTAAAGAAGTTCTTCAAAGTAATAGTAATTTACATATTAATGAGCAAAAAACACATCTTATTAATATCCATAAAAAATGGAAAGGTAAATTAGAACAAGTTGACGATATTTTAATTATGGGAATAAAAATATAA
- a CDS encoding SpoIIE family protein phosphatase, with translation MKYLKINISTYLQFIIIFFFLLIHNSNNCFSQTTNELGFPFIRNYTPKEYNGSSQNWAIAQDKRGVLYFGNTTSIVEYDGKNWKTYEASNKSVIRSLATDSNGTVYVGGSGEFGFLASDSTGQLKYISLTNKLKETDKIFNDVWKTHATTHGIYFLTENKTFRFYNDTINLLPEKYSSHHGYVVNDKLYIFKRDSGIYVFKNNSFQLLPHSQELALNIGEIIILPYENSKILIATRNKGIYIYDLEMLSKNLSVSPDNHDENEKQSPLINLHTEIADYLKYNILYSGVKINNSYAFGTVTGGIIIIDDQGKLIQVINKNRGLQNNCILNLFLDKSNNLWAATNSGFSEIEISSPITRFNELNNVEDIVLSTIVYKGKRYIGTMKGIYRQPDYNLNIYNDINKFIHIKNFNSSCWELAIIKNNLFALGPNGITSICDTIAKELFDIGKIYCYCKSIKFPEHVFFGLSDGFVVSKFKYTNNKQANIKPDKTVKFYNTKRFDDINNSVRKIVSDSCGDLWLTTPYKGIIHVKFNNNDINDFQITRYDTANGLPENDRNYVHFSNNKLIIASSQGLYKITKSFVPETNDTIIKFVPDTLINNESIKNIGRVYKISVDSKNNFWLICDAGLGKIYKNKDGILKWDGISLKKIPLEQTYKQSIEENDILFYYSHEGLFRYDPNIYKNYNSQFHSLIRKVILGKDSIIFNGTYYNESSKKHDYYLFTSFTQPQQLIPTLNYMNNSVTFEYSTAFYEHETANSFKYFLEGFDKEWSNWTSETKKEYTNLHEGTYYFKVKAKNIFEVESTEAIYKFKILPPWHRTIFAYIVYGLILLFGFYIGIKLNSRRLTALNLRLENIIKKRTTEIQQQKEEILAQAEELEVTNKELEKLSIVASETDNAVVIIDANGKTEWINEGFTRMTGYTLDEIWAIKGHDFIKTSSNPNINKELNKCKEHKISVIYSTKNYTKDKREMWVQTTLTPILDKNDNIIKYIAIDTDITKIKLAEKEIEKQKNEIECQRDQIAEINMEVKDSILYASRIQSALLTPRELMNKYLSDYFIINKPRDIVSGDFYWVGQKDNKLIIAVADCTGHGVPGAFMSMLGMTYINEIVNIAKTRKGVSLQPNEILNQLREKIIKSLHQKEKEGETNDGMDISLCIIDYKKMELQFSGANNPAYLIRKNKLQEIAADKMPIGIYVNDNQPFTAQSIKLIKNDMLYLMSDGYSDQFGGNKGKKFMIWRLKEILQSNSNLHINEQKTHLINIHEKWKGKSEQVDDILIMGIKI, from the coding sequence ATGAAGTATCTAAAAATAAATATTTCTACTTATTTACAATTTATTATAATCTTCTTTTTTCTTCTAATTCATAACTCTAATAATTGTTTTTCACAAACAACAAATGAACTTGGTTTTCCTTTTATTCGGAATTATACACCTAAAGAATATAATGGCAGCTCACAAAACTGGGCAATAGCACAAGACAAAAGAGGAGTTCTGTATTTTGGAAATACAACAAGTATAGTAGAATATGATGGAAAAAACTGGAAAACATATGAAGCATCAAACAAATCTGTTATACGTTCATTAGCAACAGATAGCAATGGTACTGTATATGTTGGCGGGTCAGGCGAATTTGGATTTCTTGCAAGCGATTCCACTGGTCAGTTAAAATACATATCATTAACAAACAAACTTAAAGAAACTGATAAAATTTTTAATGATGTATGGAAAACTCATGCTACAACTCATGGAATATATTTTTTAACCGAAAATAAAACATTCAGATTTTATAACGACACAATCAATTTGTTACCTGAAAAATATTCATCTCATCATGGTTATGTCGTAAACGATAAACTTTATATTTTTAAACGAGATAGTGGAATATATGTTTTTAAAAATAACTCTTTTCAATTATTGCCGCACAGTCAGGAACTTGCCTTAAATATTGGTGAAATAATTATTTTACCTTATGAAAACAGTAAGATTTTAATAGCAACAAGAAATAAAGGCATTTATATTTATGATCTTGAAATGCTTTCAAAAAACCTTTCAGTTTCTCCTGACAATCATGATGAAAATGAAAAACAATCACCACTAATAAACCTACATACGGAAATTGCCGATTATCTTAAATATAATATTCTTTATTCAGGTGTTAAAATTAATAATTCCTATGCTTTTGGAACAGTAACCGGTGGAATTATTATTATAGATGATCAAGGAAAACTTATTCAGGTTATTAATAAAAATCGTGGCTTGCAGAATAATTGTATATTAAATTTATTTCTTGATAAAAGTAATAATCTTTGGGCAGCAACAAATAGTGGATTTTCTGAAATAGAAATCAGTTCTCCAATAACAAGATTTAATGAATTAAATAATGTTGAAGATATTGTTTTATCAACAATAGTATATAAAGGCAAAAGATATATTGGAACCATGAAAGGTATCTACCGCCAACCTGATTATAATTTGAATATTTATAATGATATCAATAAATTTATACACATAAAAAATTTTAATTCTTCATGTTGGGAATTAGCAATAATAAAAAATAATCTTTTTGCATTAGGACCTAATGGTATTACTTCAATTTGCGATACAATAGCAAAAGAGTTGTTTGATATAGGCAAAATATATTGTTATTGTAAATCAATAAAATTCCCTGAGCATGTCTTTTTTGGGTTAAGTGATGGATTTGTTGTTTCAAAATTCAAATACACTAATAATAAACAAGCTAATATAAAACCTGATAAAACTGTAAAATTTTATAATACCAAAAGATTTGATGATATTAATAATTCAGTCCGTAAAATTGTTAGTGATAGTTGTGGAGACCTTTGGCTAACAACACCTTATAAAGGAATAATTCATGTTAAATTTAATAATAATGATATTAATGATTTTCAAATAACCCGATACGATACCGCAAATGGCTTACCGGAAAATGACCGCAATTATGTTCACTTTAGTAATAACAAATTAATTATTGCTTCAAGCCAAGGTTTGTATAAAATTACTAAATCTTTTGTTCCCGAAACAAATGATACAATAATAAAATTTGTACCCGACACACTTATTAACAATGAATCAATTAAAAATATTGGTAGGGTTTATAAAATTTCTGTTGATAGTAAAAACAATTTCTGGCTAATTTGTGATGCAGGCTTAGGAAAAATTTATAAAAACAAAGATGGAATATTAAAATGGGACGGTATTTCATTAAAAAAAATACCATTAGAACAAACATATAAGCAATCAATTGAAGAAAATGATATTTTATTTTATTACTCTCATGAGGGATTATTTCGATACGATCCGAATATCTACAAAAATTATAATTCGCAATTTCATTCTCTTATCCGAAAAGTAATACTTGGAAAAGATTCTATCATATTTAACGGCACTTATTATAATGAATCATCTAAAAAACACGACTATTATTTATTCACTTCTTTTACTCAACCCCAACAATTAATTCCCACATTAAACTATATGAATAACTCTGTTACATTTGAATATAGCACTGCATTTTATGAACATGAAACAGCAAACTCTTTTAAATATTTTCTCGAAGGTTTTGACAAAGAATGGAGCAATTGGACTAGTGAAACGAAAAAGGAATATACCAACCTGCATGAAGGAACTTATTATTTTAAAGTAAAAGCAAAGAATATTTTTGAAGTCGAAAGCACCGAAGCTATTTATAAATTTAAAATATTACCCCCTTGGCACAGAACAATCTTTGCCTATATCGTTTATGGATTAATATTGCTGTTTGGTTTTTATATCGGCATAAAACTAAATTCGAGACGTTTAACAGCTTTAAATTTACGATTAGAAAATATAATTAAGAAAAGAACTACCGAAATACAACAACAAAAAGAAGAAATTTTAGCTCAAGCCGAAGAATTAGAAGTAACAAATAAAGAACTTGAAAAATTATCAATAGTTGCCAGCGAAACAGATAACGCTGTTGTTATTATTGATGCTAATGGAAAAACAGAATGGATAAACGAGGGATTTACACGTATGACAGGTTATACCCTTGATGAAATATGGGCAATAAAAGGCCATGATTTTATCAAAACAAGCTCTAACCCAAACATAAATAAGGAACTCAATAAATGCAAGGAACACAAAATATCAGTTATATATTCAACTAAAAATTATACTAAAGATAAAAGGGAAATGTGGGTACAAACAACACTTACACCCATATTGGATAAAAACGATAATATTATAAAATATATAGCTATTGATACTGATATTACCAAAATTAAACTGGCTGAAAAAGAAATAGAAAAACAAAAAAACGAAATTGAGTGTCAAAGAGATCAAATTGCTGAAATAAACATGGAGGTAAAAGATAGCATTCTTTATGCAAGCCGAATACAATCGGCATTACTTACTCCACGAGAATTAATGAATAAATATTTATCAGATTATTTTATTATTAATAAACCTCGTGATATTGTTAGCGGTGATTTTTACTGGGTAGGACAAAAAGACAATAAACTTATTATCGCTGTTGCAGATTGCACAGGACACGGAGTTCCCGGTGCTTTTATGAGTATGCTCGGCATGACATATATTAACGAAATAGTAAATATTGCAAAAACACGCAAAGGAGTATCTTTACAACCAAACGAAATACTTAATCAATTAAGAGAAAAAATTATTAAGTCATTACATCAAAAAGAAAAAGAAGGTGAAACAAACGATGGAATGGATATTTCATTATGTATAATTGATTATAAAAAAATGGAACTTCAGTTTTCAGGAGCTAATAATCCTGCATATCTGATACGTAAAAACAAACTACAGGAAATTGCAGCCGACAAAATGCCCATAGGCATTTATGTAAATGACAATCAACCATTTACAGCACAAAGCATTAAATTAATTAAAAACGACATGTTATATCTTATGTCTGACGGTTACTCCGACCAGTTTGGAGGAAATAAAGGTAAAAAATTTATGATTTGGCGACTTAAAGAAATTCTGCAAAGCAACAGTAATTTACACATTAATGAGCAAAAAACACATCTTATTAATATACATGAAAAATGGAAAGGTAAATCCGAACAAGTTGACGACATTTTAATTATGGGAATAAAAATATAA